In Thauera sp. JM12B12, one DNA window encodes the following:
- a CDS encoding 3-hydroxybutyryl-CoA dehydrogenase yields MSISKIGVVGAGTMGNGIAQALAVAGRDVVMMDVSEAQLKRGLDTINASLDRLIKKEKMSAEQKATAMAHIATVTTVSGLADCDLVIEAATENVDLKLRIFADLDKTLKPEAILASNTSSISITRLAAATQRPGQVIGMHFFNPVPLMALVELINGLQTSAGTYAEVEALAKSIGKTPIKVKNSPGFVVNRMLCPMINEAVFALGEGLATAAEIDEAMKLGCNHPIGPLALCDLIGLDVELAVMQVLYEGTKDPKYRPAPLLVEMLEAGYLGRKSGKGFFEYPAK; encoded by the coding sequence ATGAGTATCAGCAAGATCGGTGTGGTGGGTGCGGGCACCATGGGCAACGGGATCGCGCAGGCGCTGGCGGTTGCTGGCCGCGACGTGGTGATGATGGACGTCAGTGAGGCGCAGTTGAAGCGCGGCCTCGACACGATCAATGCCAGCCTCGATCGGCTCATCAAGAAGGAGAAGATGAGTGCCGAGCAGAAGGCGACCGCCATGGCGCACATCGCCACCGTGACCACCGTTTCCGGGCTGGCCGATTGCGATCTGGTGATCGAGGCCGCGACCGAGAACGTCGATCTCAAGCTGCGCATCTTTGCCGACCTCGACAAGACGCTCAAACCCGAAGCGATCCTCGCCAGCAACACTTCGTCGATCTCGATCACGCGCCTGGCGGCGGCGACCCAGCGGCCGGGGCAGGTGATCGGCATGCATTTCTTCAACCCGGTGCCGCTGATGGCACTGGTCGAGCTGATCAACGGCCTGCAGACCTCCGCCGGGACCTATGCGGAGGTGGAGGCGCTCGCGAAGTCGATCGGCAAGACGCCGATCAAGGTCAAGAACAGTCCGGGCTTCGTGGTCAACCGCATGCTGTGCCCGATGATCAACGAGGCGGTGTTCGCGCTTGGCGAAGGGCTGGCCACCGCGGCGGAGATCGACGAGGCGATGAAGCTCGGCTGCAATCACCCGATCGGCCCGCTCGCACTCTGCGACCTGATCGGCCTCGATGTCGAACTGGCGGTGATGCAGGTTCTGTACGAAGGCACCAAGGATCCGAAGTACCGTCCTGCACCCTTGCTGGTGGAGATGCTGGAGGCGGGCTACCTTGGCCGCAAGAGCGGCAAGGGCTTCTTCGAATACCCGGCGAAGTGA
- the rho gene encoding transcription termination factor Rho yields the protein MAMDAGVEGANRLRKQELVFALLRNRARRGEPICGDGALEVLPDGFGFLRSPDTSYLAGTDDIYVSPSQIRRFNLRTGDTIEGEIRTPKDGERYFALTKLDKINGRPPEECKSKILFENLTPLHPQECLKLERDVRGEENITSRVIDMIAPIGKGQRGLLVAPPKSGKTVMLQHIAHAITANHPDVKLIVLLIDERPEEVTEMLRSVKGEVVASTFDEPATRHVQVAEMVIEKAKRLTEHKYDVVILLDSLTRLARAYNTVVPASGKVLTGGVDANALQKPKRFFGAARNIEEGGSLTIIATTLVDTGSRMDDVIYEEFKGTGNMELHLDRRMAEKRVYPAINVNRSGTRREELLLKADVLQKVWILRKLLYGMDDIDAMEFLLDKIKATKSNAEFFDAMRSGRG from the coding sequence ATGGCGATGGACGCCGGCGTCGAGGGTGCGAACAGGCTGCGCAAGCAGGAACTCGTCTTCGCGCTGCTGCGCAACCGTGCCCGCAGGGGCGAACCGATCTGTGGCGACGGCGCACTCGAAGTGCTGCCTGACGGTTTCGGCTTCCTGCGCTCTCCCGACACCTCGTATCTCGCGGGGACGGACGACATCTACGTGTCGCCCTCGCAGATCCGGCGCTTCAACCTGCGTACCGGCGACACGATCGAGGGCGAGATCCGCACGCCCAAGGACGGCGAACGCTACTTCGCGCTCACCAAGCTCGACAAGATCAATGGTCGGCCCCCGGAAGAGTGCAAGAGCAAGATCCTGTTCGAGAACCTCACGCCGCTGCATCCGCAGGAGTGCCTGAAGCTCGAGCGCGACGTCCGCGGCGAGGAGAACATCACCAGCCGCGTGATCGACATGATCGCGCCGATCGGCAAGGGCCAGCGCGGCCTGCTCGTCGCCCCGCCCAAGAGCGGCAAGACGGTCATGCTGCAGCACATCGCGCACGCGATCACGGCCAATCATCCGGACGTCAAGCTGATCGTGCTGCTGATCGACGAGCGCCCGGAAGAAGTGACGGAGATGCTGCGTTCGGTGAAGGGCGAGGTCGTGGCCTCCACCTTCGACGAGCCGGCGACCCGCCACGTGCAGGTCGCCGAGATGGTGATCGAGAAGGCCAAGCGCCTGACCGAGCACAAGTACGACGTGGTGATCCTGCTCGACTCGCTGACGCGGCTGGCGCGCGCCTACAACACCGTGGTGCCGGCCTCCGGCAAGGTGCTGACCGGCGGCGTGGATGCCAACGCCCTGCAGAAGCCCAAGCGCTTCTTCGGCGCCGCGCGCAACATCGAGGAAGGCGGCTCGCTGACCATCATCGCCACCACGCTGGTCGACACCGGCAGCCGCATGGACGACGTGATCTACGAGGAGTTCAAGGGCACCGGCAACATGGAGCTCCACCTCGACCGCCGCATGGCCGAGAAGCGCGTCTATCCGGCGATCAACGTCAATCGCTCGGGCACCCGGCGCGAAGAGCTGCTGCTCAAGGCCGACGTACTGCAGAAGGTGTGGATCCTGCGCAAGCTGCTCTACGGCATGGACGACATCGACGCGATGGAATTCCTGCTCGACAAGATCAAGGCCACCAAGAGCAACGCCGAGTTCTTCGACGCGATGCGCTCGGGTCGCGGCTGA
- the trxA gene encoding thioredoxin TrxA, with the protein MSEHIHYVTDSNFEAEVLQSQTPVLVDYWAEWCGPCKMIAPILDDVAKDYAGKLKVAKLNIDDNQETPAKYGIRGIPTLMLFKGGNVEATKVGALSKSQLTAFIDSNI; encoded by the coding sequence ATGAGCGAGCATATTCACTATGTGACCGACAGCAACTTCGAAGCTGAAGTGCTGCAGTCCCAGACCCCGGTGCTGGTCGACTACTGGGCCGAATGGTGCGGCCCGTGCAAGATGATCGCCCCGATCCTTGACGACGTCGCCAAGGACTACGCCGGCAAGCTCAAGGTCGCCAAGCTCAACATCGACGACAACCAGGAAACCCCGGCCAAGTACGGCATCCGCGGCATCCCGACGTTGATGCTGTTCAAGGGTGGCAACGTCGAGGCGACCAAAGTGGGCGCCCTTTCCAAATCTCAACTGACCGCCTTCATTGACAGCAACATCTAA
- the fdxA gene encoding ferredoxin FdxA — MTYVVTESCIRCKYTDCVDVCPVDCFREGPNFLVIDPEECIDCTLCVAECPVEAIFAEDDVPQDQQHFIALNAELAKGWKPIVERKDPLPDAEEWAKVKSKLDQLKR, encoded by the coding sequence ATGACCTATGTCGTTACCGAGAGCTGCATTCGCTGCAAGTACACCGATTGCGTGGATGTCTGTCCGGTCGACTGTTTCCGCGAGGGACCCAACTTCCTCGTGATCGACCCGGAGGAGTGCATCGACTGCACCCTGTGCGTGGCCGAGTGTCCGGTCGAGGCGATTTTCGCCGAGGATGACGTGCCGCAGGACCAGCAGCATTTCATCGCCCTCAACGCCGAGCTCGCAAAGGGCTGGAAACCCATCGTCGAACGCAAGGATCCGTTGCCCGACGCAGAGGAGTGGGCCAAGGTGAAGAGCAAGCTCGACCAGCTCAAGCGCTGA
- a CDS encoding CBS domain-containing protein, producing the protein MLVSEILAIKGKVLFTIAPNRSIAEAVEIMNEQDVGSLVVFSRGAMVGMLTFRQVLQAVQKGGADWQALTVEETMLREPLTASPTMEMDELRRLMVEHHQRYLPVMEDHTLLGVVSFHDVAKAVLEEQSFENRMLKNYIRNWPASEDEAQ; encoded by the coding sequence ATGCTGGTGAGCGAGATTCTCGCGATCAAGGGCAAGGTGCTGTTCACCATTGCGCCCAACAGGAGCATCGCGGAGGCCGTCGAGATCATGAACGAGCAGGACGTCGGCTCGCTGGTCGTTTTTTCCCGTGGCGCGATGGTGGGCATGCTGACGTTCCGCCAGGTCTTGCAGGCGGTGCAGAAGGGCGGGGCTGACTGGCAGGCGCTCACCGTCGAGGAGACGATGCTGCGCGAACCGCTCACCGCATCGCCGACGATGGAAATGGACGAGCTGCGTCGCCTGATGGTCGAGCATCACCAGCGGTACCTCCCGGTCATGGAGGATCACACCCTGCTCGGCGTGGTGAGCTTTCATGACGTCGCCAAGGCGGTGCTCGAGGAGCAGAGCTTCGAGAACCGCATGCTGAAGAACTACATCCGCAACTGGCCGGCGAGCGAGGACGAGGCGCAGTAG
- a CDS encoding long-chain-fatty-acid--CoA ligase — protein MEKIWLKSYPQGIPAEIDVDEFRSLGDVFERSARRFAAQSAYICMGKAISYAELDALSARFGAFLQSDLKLPRGTRVALMMPNVLQYPIALFGALRAGYTVVNVNPLYTARELEHQLRDAGAEAIVILENFAHTLGQVRGQVPVRHVIVTSLGEMLGFPKGAVVNFVVRRIRKLVPEWSLDGHLSFTEALKRGAAHALQPVEVGHDDIAFLQYTGGTTGVAKGAILTHRNIIANLQQAHAWIAPHVRDGREIIITALPLYHIFSLTANCLTFLKIGAANVLIPNPRDIPGFVKELARHRFTAITGVNTLFNALVNSEAFAQLDFSSLRVALGGGMAVQQAVAEKWKTITGVQLVEAYGLTETSPAVTINPLDLKGFNHAIGLPVPSTEISIRDDEGNEQPIGQRGELCVRGPQVTPGYWQRAEETARAFTPDGFLRTGDIAVIDEMGFVRLVDRKKDMILVSGFNVYPNEVEDVVASHPGVLEVAAIGVPDERSGEAVKIFVVRKDRSLTAEALTAYCRENLTGYKVPHHIEFRDELPKSNVGKILRRELRAG, from the coding sequence GTGGAAAAAATCTGGCTGAAAAGCTACCCCCAGGGCATCCCCGCGGAAATCGACGTCGATGAGTTCCGCTCCCTCGGGGACGTGTTCGAGCGCAGCGCGCGACGCTTCGCGGCGCAAAGCGCCTACATCTGCATGGGAAAGGCGATCTCCTACGCCGAACTCGATGCGCTGAGCGCGCGCTTTGGCGCGTTCCTCCAGAGCGACCTGAAGCTGCCGCGCGGCACGCGCGTGGCGCTGATGATGCCCAACGTGCTGCAGTATCCGATCGCCCTTTTCGGCGCGTTGCGGGCGGGCTATACGGTCGTAAACGTCAATCCGCTCTATACCGCGCGCGAGCTCGAGCATCAGCTTCGGGATGCCGGGGCCGAGGCGATCGTCATCCTCGAGAACTTCGCGCACACGCTCGGGCAGGTGCGCGGGCAGGTGCCGGTGCGCCACGTCATCGTCACCAGCCTGGGCGAGATGCTCGGCTTTCCGAAAGGGGCGGTGGTCAATTTCGTCGTCCGCCGGATACGCAAGCTGGTGCCCGAGTGGTCGCTCGACGGCCATCTTTCCTTCACCGAAGCGCTCAAGCGCGGCGCGGCTCACGCCCTGCAGCCGGTGGAGGTGGGGCACGACGACATCGCCTTCCTTCAGTACACGGGTGGCACGACAGGCGTGGCCAAGGGCGCGATCCTGACCCACCGCAACATCATCGCCAACCTCCAGCAGGCCCACGCCTGGATCGCGCCGCACGTCCGCGACGGTCGTGAGATCATCATCACCGCGCTACCGCTTTATCATATCTTCTCGCTCACCGCGAACTGCCTGACCTTCCTCAAGATCGGCGCGGCGAACGTGCTGATTCCCAACCCGCGCGACATTCCCGGCTTCGTCAAGGAACTGGCCAGGCACAGATTCACGGCGATTACCGGGGTCAACACCCTGTTCAACGCGCTGGTGAACAGCGAAGCGTTCGCGCAGCTGGACTTTTCCTCGCTGCGGGTGGCGCTCGGCGGCGGGATGGCGGTCCAGCAGGCAGTCGCGGAGAAGTGGAAGACGATCACCGGTGTGCAACTGGTTGAGGCATACGGTCTTACCGAGACCTCGCCGGCGGTCACCATCAATCCGCTCGACCTCAAGGGCTTCAACCATGCGATCGGACTCCCGGTGCCATCCACGGAGATCAGCATCCGCGACGACGAGGGCAACGAGCAGCCGATCGGGCAGCGCGGCGAGCTGTGCGTGCGCGGGCCGCAGGTGACGCCCGGCTACTGGCAGCGCGCGGAGGAGACCGCGCGCGCGTTCACGCCGGACGGGTTTCTGCGCACCGGGGACATCGCGGTCATCGACGAGATGGGCTTCGTCCGGCTGGTCGATCGCAAGAAGGACATGATTCTGGTGTCCGGCTTCAATGTTTACCCGAATGAGGTCGAGGACGTGGTCGCCAGTCATCCGGGGGTGCTCGAGGTCGCTGCGATCGGGGTGCCCGACGAGCGCAGCGGCGAGGCGGTGAAGATCTTCGTCGTGCGCAAGGATCGCTCGCTCACCGCCGAGGCGCTGACGGCCTACTGCCGCGAGAACCTGACCGGCTACAAGGTTCCTCATCACATCGAGTTCCGCGATGAACTGCCCAAGAGCAACGTCGGCAAGATCCTGCGGCGGGAGTTGCGCGCGGGCTGA
- the ilvB gene encoding acetolactate synthase large subunit produces MVQLTGAQLMVRLLERQGVRTIAGLPGGAILPFYDALSASERIRHVLARHEQGAGFMAQGMARVSGVPQVCIASSGPGATNLVTAIADACLDSIPMVVITGQVPQAMIGTDAFQEVDIYGITVPITKHNFLVRSAQELLEVVPDAFRIAMSGRPGPVLIDVPKDVQNQLITVDEFPPVAVADPAPQLDLAAIEEAARMINAAERPVLYLGGGVVHAGAASLAVQLAEQGSLPTTMTLMALGAMAMDHPLSIGMLGMHGARYTNFVLEEADLLICVGARFDDRAIGRASQFCPNAKIVHVDIDRSELHKIKNAHVAIHANVKCALEALLPRVKSALRAPWLSQVASLKARFPMQFPGQDDPRSHYGLIQAVANALDDEAIVATDVGQHQMWVAQAYPFRRPRQWLTSGGLGTMGFGLPTAIGAALAEPDRTVVCFTGDGSFKMNIQELDTLVEEGLNVKIVLMNNNALGLVYQQQALFYGKRQFASKYRGEPDFVKIADGFGVPALDLDLAEDPVAALAEALQRPGPCLIHATIDREEFVYPMVPPGAANTEMIGG; encoded by the coding sequence ATGGTTCAACTCACCGGCGCGCAACTGATGGTGCGCCTCCTCGAGCGTCAGGGCGTGCGCACGATCGCGGGCCTGCCCGGCGGCGCCATCCTGCCCTTCTACGACGCGCTTTCGGCCAGTGAGCGGATTCGCCACGTGCTGGCCCGCCACGAGCAGGGCGCGGGCTTCATGGCGCAGGGCATGGCGCGGGTGAGCGGTGTGCCCCAGGTGTGCATCGCCTCGAGCGGCCCCGGGGCGACCAATCTGGTGACCGCAATTGCCGATGCCTGCCTCGACTCGATCCCGATGGTCGTCATCACCGGTCAGGTGCCGCAGGCGATGATCGGCACCGACGCCTTCCAGGAAGTCGACATCTACGGCATCACGGTGCCGATCACCAAGCACAACTTCCTCGTGCGCTCCGCGCAGGAACTGCTGGAGGTCGTCCCGGACGCTTTCCGCATCGCGATGTCCGGGCGCCCGGGCCCGGTCCTGATCGACGTGCCCAAGGACGTCCAGAACCAGCTGATCACGGTCGATGAATTCCCGCCGGTTGCGGTCGCGGATCCGGCGCCTCAGCTCGACTTGGCTGCGATCGAGGAGGCGGCGCGGATGATCAACGCGGCCGAGCGGCCGGTGCTCTACCTCGGTGGGGGGGTGGTCCATGCGGGTGCGGCGTCGCTCGCCGTGCAACTGGCCGAGCAGGGCAGCCTGCCGACCACGATGACCTTGATGGCGCTAGGCGCAATGGCGATGGACCACCCGCTGTCGATCGGCATGCTCGGCATGCATGGCGCGCGTTACACCAACTTCGTGCTCGAGGAAGCCGACCTGCTGATCTGTGTCGGCGCCCGCTTCGACGATCGCGCCATCGGCCGCGCGTCGCAGTTCTGCCCGAACGCGAAGATCGTCCATGTCGACATCGACCGTTCGGAGCTCCACAAGATCAAGAACGCTCACGTGGCCATTCACGCCAACGTGAAGTGCGCGCTGGAGGCCTTGCTGCCGCGCGTCAAGTCGGCGCTGCGCGCGCCCTGGCTGTCGCAGGTGGCCAGCCTGAAGGCGCGCTTCCCGATGCAGTTCCCGGGCCAGGACGATCCGCGCAGCCATTACGGCCTGATCCAGGCGGTGGCGAACGCCCTCGACGACGAGGCGATCGTCGCCACCGACGTCGGCCAGCACCAGATGTGGGTGGCGCAGGCCTATCCCTTCCGTCGACCGCGCCAGTGGCTGACCTCGGGCGGCCTCGGCACGATGGGCTTCGGCCTGCCCACCGCGATCGGCGCCGCGCTCGCCGAGCCGGACCGCACGGTGGTGTGCTTCACGGGGGACGGCAGCTTCAAGATGAACATCCAGGAACTCGACACGCTTGTCGAGGAGGGCCTCAACGTCAAGATCGTGCTGATGAACAACAACGCGCTCGGCCTCGTGTATCAGCAGCAGGCGCTGTTCTATGGCAAGCGCCAGTTCGCATCGAAGTACCGCGGCGAACCCGACTTCGTGAAGATCGCCGACGGTTTCGGCGTGCCGGCGCTCGACCTCGACCTCGCCGAGGATCCGGTCGCTGCGCTCGCCGAGGCCCTGCAGCGGCCGGGTCCGTGTCTGATCCATGCGACGATCGACCGCGAGGAATTCGTTTACCCCATGGTGCCGCCGGGTGCGGCCAACACCGAGATGATCGGAGGCTGA
- the ilvN gene encoding acetolactate synthase small subunit produces MMIEQVADPLPQAGCAKVVLELDVNNHPGVMSHICNLFARRAFNVEGILCMPVSDGKRSRIWLLVFEDQRLEQMVRQVEKLEDVLNVRRHGAEHEVFERLEGFFH; encoded by the coding sequence ATGATGATCGAGCAGGTTGCCGACCCGCTGCCGCAAGCCGGCTGTGCCAAGGTCGTTCTGGAACTGGATGTGAACAACCACCCCGGGGTGATGAGCCACATCTGCAATCTCTTTGCGCGTCGCGCGTTCAACGTCGAGGGCATCCTCTGCATGCCGGTGTCCGACGGCAAGCGCTCGCGCATCTGGCTGCTGGTGTTCGAAGACCAGCGCCTGGAACAGATGGTGCGCCAGGTCGAGAAGCTCGAGGACGTCCTGAACGTCCGTCGCCATGGCGCCGAGCATGAGGTCTTCGAGCGCCTGGAGGGCTTCTTCCACTGA
- the aroC gene encoding chorismate synthase: protein MSGNTIGTLFTVTSFGESHGPAIGCIVDGCPPGLAISEADIQAELDRRKPGTSRHVTQRREPDTVEILSGVFEGVTTGTPIALLIRNQDQRSKDYGNIADSFRPGHADYAYLQKYGLRDYRGGGRSSARETAVRVAAGAIAKKWLKERYGIVIRACMGALGPIEIPFLSWDEVEGNPFFAPNAAIVPQLEAYMDELRKSGDSIGARIDVVASGVPVGWGEPVYGRLDADIAYAMMGINAVKGVEIGAGFASVAQRGTEHGDEMTPEGFLTNHAGGVLGGISTGQDIIASIAIKPTSSIRLDRRSIDRAGNPVIVNTHGRHDPCVGIRATPIAESMLALVLIDHALRHRAQCGDVRTDTPRIPGLAPTGSQRLPSPR from the coding sequence ATGTCCGGCAATACCATCGGCACGCTCTTCACCGTCACTTCGTTCGGCGAATCCCACGGTCCGGCCATCGGCTGCATCGTGGATGGTTGCCCGCCGGGACTGGCGATCAGCGAGGCCGACATCCAGGCCGAGCTCGACCGGCGCAAGCCGGGCACCTCGCGCCACGTCACCCAGCGTCGCGAGCCGGATACCGTGGAGATCCTCTCCGGGGTGTTCGAGGGCGTGACCACCGGCACCCCGATCGCGCTGCTGATCCGCAACCAGGACCAGCGCAGCAAGGACTACGGCAACATCGCCGACAGCTTCCGCCCCGGCCATGCCGACTACGCCTACCTGCAGAAGTACGGCCTGCGCGACTACCGTGGCGGCGGGCGCTCGTCGGCGCGCGAGACCGCGGTGCGGGTGGCGGCCGGGGCGATCGCGAAGAAGTGGTTGAAGGAGCGCTACGGCATCGTGATCCGCGCCTGCATGGGCGCGCTCGGCCCGATCGAGATTCCCTTCCTGTCCTGGGACGAGGTCGAGGGCAATCCCTTCTTTGCGCCCAATGCCGCGATCGTGCCGCAGCTCGAGGCCTACATGGACGAACTGCGCAAGTCGGGCGACTCGATCGGCGCGCGCATCGACGTCGTCGCCAGCGGCGTCCCGGTCGGCTGGGGCGAGCCGGTATATGGGCGCCTGGACGCCGACATCGCCTACGCGATGATGGGGATCAATGCGGTGAAGGGCGTGGAGATCGGCGCCGGCTTCGCCTCGGTGGCGCAGCGCGGTACCGAGCACGGTGACGAGATGACGCCCGAGGGCTTCCTGACGAATCACGCCGGCGGCGTGCTCGGCGGCATCTCCACCGGGCAGGACATCATCGCCAGCATCGCGATCAAGCCCACCTCCAGCATCAGGCTGGACCGACGCTCGATCGATCGCGCCGGCAATCCGGTCATCGTCAATACGCACGGCCGCCACGACCCCTGCGTCGGCATCCGCGCCACGCCGATCGCCGAGTCCATGCTGGCCCTGGTGCTGATCGACCACGCGTTGCGCCATCGCGCCCAGTGCGGCGACGTGCGCACCGACACCCCCCGCATTCCCGGGCTCGCGCCCACCGGCAGCCAGCGCCTGCCGTCGCCGCGCTGA
- a CDS encoding MFS transporter, translating into MIPYWRLSAYYFFYFAFVGAFAPYFTLYLQSIALTATDIALLMSLMQLMRVLAPNLWGWLAERLGMRIAIVRLSALASLAGFSVFFFTTDFGGLFAAMALMAFFWSAALPLVEGLTFAHLGEAGHRYGSIRVWGSVGFIVAVLALGHSLDHLPITAVLWVTAAILGGIVLCAFVVPEAPRAPAQRETVSFGDTLRRPQVQALLGACFLMSAAHGALYVFYSIFLVDIGYDKALVGWMWTLGVVAEIVVFMLMPRITQRFSLRAILLFSFVCAVLRFVMIGWGAGSLVVLLAAQLLHGATFGAYHAAAIAVVNQWFPGRLQSRGQALYGSLSFGAGGMLGGLLSGYTWETIGAAWTYTIGSGFALAGLVWLFLGWRGSHDAPAQAPDPSARGG; encoded by the coding sequence ATGATCCCGTACTGGCGCCTGTCGGCCTATTACTTCTTCTACTTCGCCTTCGTCGGCGCGTTTGCGCCGTACTTCACGCTCTACCTGCAGTCGATCGCGCTGACGGCGACCGACATCGCGCTGCTGATGTCGCTGATGCAGCTGATGCGGGTGCTCGCGCCCAACCTCTGGGGCTGGCTGGCAGAGCGGCTCGGTATGCGCATCGCCATCGTCCGCCTGTCGGCGCTCGCCAGTCTGGCGGGCTTTTCCGTCTTTTTCTTCACCACCGATTTTGGCGGCCTGTTCGCGGCGATGGCGCTGATGGCCTTCTTCTGGAGTGCGGCGCTGCCGCTGGTCGAAGGGCTCACCTTCGCCCATCTCGGCGAGGCGGGGCACCGCTACGGCAGCATCCGGGTGTGGGGCTCGGTGGGCTTCATCGTGGCGGTGCTCGCGCTGGGACATTCCCTGGACCATCTGCCGATCACCGCGGTGCTGTGGGTCACCGCCGCCATCCTGGGAGGCATCGTGCTGTGCGCCTTCGTCGTGCCCGAGGCGCCACGAGCGCCGGCCCAGCGCGAGACCGTGAGCTTTGGCGATACCTTGCGCCGGCCGCAGGTTCAGGCCTTGCTGGGTGCCTGCTTCCTGATGTCGGCGGCGCACGGCGCGCTTTACGTGTTCTATTCGATCTTTCTCGTCGACATCGGCTACGACAAGGCGCTGGTGGGCTGGATGTGGACGCTCGGCGTGGTGGCCGAGATCGTGGTGTTCATGCTGATGCCGCGCATCACGCAGCGTTTCTCCTTGCGCGCGATCCTGCTGTTCTCCTTCGTGTGCGCGGTGCTGCGCTTCGTCATGATCGGCTGGGGTGCCGGCAGCCTGGTCGTGCTGCTGGCGGCGCAACTGCTGCACGGCGCGACCTTCGGCGCTTATCATGCTGCTGCCATCGCGGTGGTCAATCAGTGGTTCCCGGGGCGATTGCAGTCGCGCGGACAGGCGCTCTACGGCAGCCTTTCGTTCGGTGCGGGCGGGATGCTGGGCGGGCTGCTGAGCGGTTACACCTGGGAAACCATCGGCGCGGCCTGGACCTATACGATTGGATCGGGTTTCGCGCTCGCCGGGCTGGTCTGGCTGTTTCTTGGCTGGCGCGGCTCGCATGACGCACCCGCACAGGCTCCGGATCCATCTGCCCGAGGAGGATGA
- a CDS encoding M48 family metallopeptidase — translation MKAMLRLVMPALIAGALVTACQTVQTTQSGAVGVQRSQLMMVSAQQVEQASSQQYQQMLAQARQKNALNRDPATVQRVRRIVSRLTAQTGVFRPDAPSWAWEVNVFSSNELNAWCMAGGKMAIYTGLIQRLDLTDDEIAAVMGHEIAHALREHAREQVSKSMATGLGVSVAGALLGVGQIGQDLMSQVARVTFELPNSREHEIEADRMGVELAARAGYDPRAAVTLWNKMAGKSAGAPPQWLSTHPSHANRQRDLAEYAARVMPLYQGARR, via the coding sequence ATGAAGGCAATGCTCAGACTCGTCATGCCCGCGCTGATCGCCGGTGCGCTCGTCACCGCCTGCCAGACCGTGCAGACCACCCAGTCCGGCGCGGTCGGTGTGCAGCGTTCGCAGCTGATGATGGTGTCCGCCCAGCAGGTCGAGCAGGCGTCGAGCCAGCAGTACCAGCAGATGCTCGCCCAGGCGCGCCAGAAGAATGCGCTCAACCGCGACCCGGCCACCGTGCAGCGCGTGCGCCGCATCGTGTCGCGCCTGACCGCACAGACCGGCGTGTTCCGTCCGGATGCGCCGTCGTGGGCGTGGGAGGTGAACGTGTTCTCGTCCAACGAGCTCAACGCCTGGTGCATGGCGGGCGGCAAGATGGCGATCTACACCGGGCTGATCCAGCGCCTCGATCTCACCGACGACGAGATCGCCGCGGTGATGGGACACGAGATCGCGCATGCGCTGCGCGAGCATGCGCGCGAGCAGGTGTCGAAGTCGATGGCGACGGGACTCGGCGTCTCGGTCGCCGGCGCCCTCCTTGGCGTGGGACAGATCGGCCAGGACCTGATGAGCCAGGTTGCCCGGGTCACCTTCGAGTTGCCCAATTCGCGCGAGCACGAGATCGAGGCGGATCGCATGGGCGTCGAGCTGGCGGCGCGTGCCGGCTACGACCCGCGGGCGGCGGTCACGCTGTGGAACAAGATGGCCGGCAAGTCGGCCGGCGCGCCGCCGCAATGGCTGTCGACACACCCTTCGCACGCCAATCGGCAGCGCGATCTCGCCGAATACGCCGCGCGCGTGATGCCGCTCTACCAGGGCGCGCGACGTTGA